In Hyphomicrobium denitrificans ATCC 51888, the DNA window CAGCGCCATCTTGCCGATCGAGAAGAATGTCGCTTTCACGCATTCGTCGGCGAGGGCCTTCAACACGGCTTCGGTGGCGTACTTCTGCGGACCGTCGTCGAACGTCAGAACGACTTCCTTGTCTTGAAGGAAGTCGTAGGCCTTGTAGTGCTCCATGCCGAAGCCCGGACCGCCAGTGGTGTCGATTTCAACGGTGCGCGAAACTCCGAGCGTTCCGGCTTTCGGACATGTGTCCTGAGCCCAAGCGCTGGCCGAGACGCCGCTCAGCAATGCGAACAAACAACCCCGCACCAACCAGCGCAATGCCATCGACGTTCTCCCCGTTCGTCAGCAATTCCGTTCGGGCAAAGCAGGCGCGCAGATCAGCCTGATTTGCCTGCCGCAGGTCCCCGAAACCGCCCGAAATGGGTCATCGGTTAGCTCGGCACTCAGTACAAGTGTCGCACGAGTCGGCATTCGGCGCAGCTGCGGTTGCTCGCATGAAAATCCCTGCCTATTTTCAACGCTCTATAATGTGCAACGGAGATAGCTTCTCATGACGGCTTTTTTCAGTCCGGCGGCGATGGTCGCGGCAGCAGCATTCGCTCTGATGGGCTTTGCTGCGATCGGCGATGCGCAGGCTGCACCGGGCGCTGGCGCGGCAGCCATGAGAACGGTCTCGCCTGCAGCGAATTCCGTGCATGACGTCGGATATCGATCGCGCCGCTATCACCGCCGCTATTACCGGGGACGGGTTGTCGACGCACCGTTCGCGCGTGTCGAAAGCGGCCGACGGACCGTCGTCGATGCGCCGTTCGTTCACGTCTACAAGGGTCGGCGGGGCACGCGGGTCGTTGCACCCTTCGTCGATCTCTGGAACCCTCGTTAACGGTCAGATCGGGCTTGCTCCGGCACCCATCCGACAGCGCATAAGTTTTCATCAGGCGCTTGTATTTGCCTGGAGAACTTTTTCGCTCGGTCATAATGTGCTCAAAGTGCGGTGGTGTAACGGTCCTCGCGGGGCTGGCGACAACCGATGTCATCTTAGGGGGTAAATAATGTTCAACCGCGTATCGACGCCTGATCCGCGTAACGTCGAACCGATCAAATCCATCACGCCGCAGCCAATCTCACCGATCAAAACGTCGACACCGCCGCTCTTCGGGACGACGCAGCATCACTCTACGCCCGCCATCGACGCTCCGACGTCCGTGCTCGGGCAGGACATCACCATCGCCGGGCAGCAGCTGGTCATCAAGACGAAAGGCTCGCTGCTGATCGCGGGCCATATCCAGGGCGACGTGCACGGCGAGTCTGTAACGGTCGGCGACACGGGCAGCGTTGTCGGCACGATCACCGCGCGCACGATCATCATCCAGGGCGAAGTCAGCGGTGCTCTGAAGGGCTCATCGGTCAATCTCAACGCGACGTCCCGCGTCGAGGGCGACATCATCAAACAGACGCTCTCGATCGACGAAGGCGCGCAGTTCGACGGCAGCGTGCGACGCGCCAAGGACGTCAGCGAAGTGACGCCCGACCTCGGGTAATCTTCGAGCGCTACTCCGCTCCAGACCGGTTTTCAGAATGGCGTTTGCGGTTCAAGCAAACGCCTTTCGTGTTTCTCGCACGCCTCCGAGGTCGTGTTTCAGAAGCGGCTGCGGCCGCTCGGCTCGACCTCTTCGCAAGCATCCTTTACGCGGATGTCGTGTCCGATCCAGCGGCAGATCTCGCGCTTGAAATTCGGATTGTTGCGGACCTTGGCGTCTGGCGCATCGAACCCGTATTTGCGCGCGACCGCGGCCACGTAATTGTCACGGCAATAGGGCGTCGAAAGCATCGCGCCATCGACGAGCTGGAATCCCTCATTGCACCTGATTTTGGCTTCCGCAGGTTTCACTATTGTGACAGCGCCCCCGGCCGCCAGCAGAGCCAGCAACACCGTGTGTTGTTTTGCCATCGTCAAATCCTCGGTCCGTTGCCGCGCGGGCGTGCCGCGCTCTCAAATCAATCGAATTTCAGTTTAGCAGGCTTGCCTTGCCGCAGCCGTCATGAAATTGGTCTCGCCGGTCAGACGCGGCGCAGAACGCTCTGGCTCATCCCTTTCAGATAGCCGCAAACGATCGATTTTACAGAGGTATCCCGATGATAACTGTGTACGACGCAGTCGGCGGCAAGCTGGTGACGCGCCCGGAAATCGGGAACCTGTCGACGGGCGGCGTCTGGATCGATCTTCTCAATCCGGCGGAGGATGAGGACAAGATCATCGAGCAGGCGCTCGGCATCGAAGTTCCGACGCGATCAGAAATGCGCGAGATCGAGGCGTCGAACCGGTTCTATACCGAAAGCGGCGCCTACTACATGACGTCGATCATCGTGCACAACAGCACGCAGGACGTTCCGCTGACGGCGGTCATCACGTTCATACTGGCCGGCTCGCGCCTTGTGACCGTGCGCTACGCCGAGCCCCGCGCCTTTCCGCTCTATGTCGCCCGCGCGGCCAAAGGCGATCCCGCCTGTGTGAGCGGTCCGGGCATC includes these proteins:
- a CDS encoding bactofilin family protein, with product MFNRVSTPDPRNVEPIKSITPQPISPIKTSTPPLFGTTQHHSTPAIDAPTSVLGQDITIAGQQLVIKTKGSLLIAGHIQGDVHGESVTVGDTGSVVGTITARTIIIQGEVSGALKGSSVNLNATSRVEGDIIKQTLSIDEGAQFDGSVRRAKDVSEVTPDLG